One Gossypium hirsutum isolate 1008001.06 chromosome A08, Gossypium_hirsutum_v2.1, whole genome shotgun sequence genomic window, ataaataCAACCAAGAAAATGACGAAAATAAACATTGTCATTGTAGCTTTGCAGGTTGGAATCTCAGTGGGCTCTCCACACTCCAATGATGGTTAAGCTTTTTACATTCAAAATTCGCCTTTCCTCACCAGCCAGCCACCAGGGCCACCCTGGATTAATTTTTACCTCAAGAGAGTAGTTGGCCTTATTTGAGTCCCCATGCCACCCCCATTGAAACTGACCATTGCCTGCTAAATTTTGGAAGTATGGCCCATTTTCCTACATAATTTCCGTATATACATGTGTAGGAAAATCGTAGACTTTTCTCTTTTTAGCTCTCACCAGCAGTGGCTATCTCGTAAATCGACGGGGAACACGAGGTGTCGGCACCACCACATCCCGACCAGCCTTAATCAACTCCAGACGTTCTTTTATTGTTTTATCAAACAATCGGTTCTCAGGATTTTCAGCATAGCAGACGTAGTAACAGCTCACACATGCATGGGGCAATGCCATTGCGATCCTCGTCTGTCAATgccaattttataataaattttaaattagatcaATCATGGAGCTGAGTCATATAATAAACATGCACACATATATTATGCAAGTTGATCACACAATcacaatttcttaattaaaaaatgGGAATAATCCTATAGGAGATGCTAACCATGAGGTATCCAATGAAGAATGCAAGGAGGGAGATGGTGGCAGTGAATGGTTGGTGGACTTTAGCAGTCCAAGCAGCCACCATAATAACACAAATCGAGCCACTGCAAACGCCTGTAAGGAAGCAAATCGCGCTCATCATGTCAGAATCTACAATGGGTTCCATTTCTTCCCTCTCAAAAAGTGCCCAAGTATCTTGTGATGCCCTAACGAAACCTTTTCCATAGGCAGCTATCTGCAGTTAATAGGGTTggtttttaaatagttaataacgTAGTTTAACATTAATCCTTAATCATGGACCACAAACAAAACCAGTTTTCGGATGTTGATTGAAAAGCAAGTAATCCAAAACAGGAAGGGCTcaaattataaaaagataaaaaaggaaTAGGTTGTTGATAAATACATAAATGGCCTTAGTTCTTAAAAGTAAAAGATAAACATAAAAACATTTGACTGGAATGGATCCTTTTGACCCAAAATTCATCTCAACAATTAATGACAACATTGAAGAATGAAGATAATGGTACTTGAGAATGAACCCTGCAACTAATCCAAGCATATCAAAAGTAATTCTGAAGGGAAGTTCATGACTTGTTTGACTACCTGTACATATGCCCATCCATTTCCATATCTGAAGATGGATTGCATAACGTTGAGACAGCAATGAGCACAAGAGAACATGAATTCATCTTCTCCTTCAAGCAAATTCAAGCCTCTGGCAATAATTCTCATGGCTTCGATTGCTGGCACGAATAAGGAACCAAGACAAGCACTTCCGAGATTCCGGGTCAAGGCTCTTTGGAAGCAAAACTGAGTGTTAGACTGCATTCCTCTTAGATAATACAAAGCAATCACTCTGCTAACAGTTAAATTAACTACATTCCTCATCACTTCAGTTGTCCAACACAAGCTTAAGAGTAATGCAATTATAACCAATGCTGGGTAGTAGAAATTCAAGGCCCCAACTACAGCCAAGATCCATAGGGACATCCACAAGAATCCAGCCCCAAGCATCCAATACGCTGGTTGGTTCAAATCACGGAATTTGTCGACCGGTTCCAGTGATTTCAGCAACACTTTGCAACAAAAACCGACTCGCTGGGAGACCCAACAAGCATACAAACCATTACCAATTGCAAAGGCAATAAAGCAAACCCCAACACCATCTGTGGCGGGCTTTTGGAAGCAAATCAGAAGGATGCCAGCTGATAAAGACATGAAGAAGGTGCACCACAGGATGAAGTAAACCATGATTTGAGGCCATTCCCGCAAAGCCTTTTGCCAAGCAAATGCAAGAGTAATGCTTAGTAAAGATGCAGCTTCAACTTGTGGCAACAAATATTTAAGAACCCTTTCCTCTTTTCGTTTTGCAGGGTTGGATCCATCTATTAGACCTTGGATTCCCTTGAATATAAGAAAGCAGACTAGTGCTATAGCCGCAACCTTATGCACCAAGTACAGTAATAGGGCTAGTTTGTTGGTGAATCTTCTTGAGTTCAGTGTTGTCACTGATGGCTGGCACAAGAAGGGGAAAATAACCAAGAAATTTGAAGTCAATTACTGATTTTTTTCTGCAGCAATTTCAAGAAATTCTTACAACATAGGAtgaattttttttcccttctcatttatttcatgaatttaagatGCATGTCTCTAACTTCAGTAACATGacataaatttcatattaaatactAGCTGAAAATAAGCTTTTGCTTTACTTTTTTTTACTGAAAATTCCCCCCcaccaccaaaaaaaaaaaaaaagaaaacccttcTTCTAGTAAGAATGAAGGTGCCCAAAGTTGGATTCTTGAAAGGGCTTACTTGTGGGGTCGGTGTCGAACGAGGCTGAGAACGAGGAGGAGGAGGAGTAGGCTGAAACCGAGAAGACTGAGAAGGGGAAGGAGTAGCAACTCTAGTACCACCATTAATGACAATCCTTAAAGGATTTGTAGGGTTCAACCTCTGCAACATTGAGACATGAAAATGGTCTCTTTCGTCTTCAAATCTCTCTAAACCCTTGCTGTCTTCGACAATAACAGCTCCAACTGGTCCTTTCTCCAAGTCCAATTTCTCTCCCTCCTTCTCCTCCTCTACCACCTCATCCACCCTTTCTTTTCCATCTTCTTTCCTTCCTTCCTTATTTTCGCCTTCCACCACCTGCATCAAAGCCGCTAAAAAGGTAAATTACTAAACAAGAAGGAAAACCCGCCTGCCTTCCaaagaaaacaagaagaaaagaataaaggGGAGTCAACAGTTTTACATGTTCAGTGGCACCCATGGCGGCGATGATGACGTCAAATTCAGGAGACGGCGGAGACGAAGAAAGGGTGACGATCCGAAAACGTGAAGTGTTTATCTATGTCGTTGGATTTTTTGGTTTGTATGATACAGGTAACTACATTgtaatatttttcctttttgttgGTAGGTGATGTCTTAGTGTTTTTTTTTCTGGGGGGTGATGCATTTTGactgttaaaaaaaaaaaattttctgaaGGTTACTTTACTGCCATTACTGCTATGCCATTGTTGTTTTTGCCATTTGCCACATGTTTCAATTGAGGCGTACCCACCTTGTTCTTTTAATAACCGCCCACGCTCTATTCTAGAGCGTGGGAAGCACCGAATCCTAAATCGACCGTTGTCATTTTTTGACCGCATCTTTTATTTTACCTTTCTACCCCTCCATGGAGTCCGAAGAAGGCAAGAACTCCAACCCCCCGGAGGGAGGCTCGggtttcattttttaatttattatttcttaaaagttcttataatattatattattttttgaacgaaaatattaatattagatcatataaatatttttaatttacacAAATTTATCacatgtaatttatattattatttaaggtGATGATTTAGATGGAGTGATGTTTTGACCAAacattaaattagaaaaattataaaattatatttttatatttaagataaattatattagtaaaaatattttaattttttatttaaaaaactaataaaaatatatttatagagATATTTAAACCCACATCAATTGtattaataaaatgttaattttattatttgacaaaaattttattttgatctttttttttatacatttttattttaacatacatattttattaattgtatATTTATACTAGTTATTTGAACACTTAATTAAGTTGATGTTATAAATGAATTAGACACTagaagaattaaaataaataagtaattgaGTGATAAAATTTGTATTATaggtaaatatatttttactGTTATTGTCATTGGTTTGACtgtgaatttcaaattgatggaCTCTGGCTCTTAAAGATGACAAAATAAATTGGCATGTGTCAGAACTTGTAAAAGGAATTCATATATTTACCTAATTATCataatttaatagaagaaaagaaataatagttTGAGTAGTCACAAAATAGTGTAGACAAGTGGCAGAGAAAATACAAGTATTATTTATCCTTATTAAGTTCACAGGCCGTGCAAGGAACAACAATCCCACACCACACCTATGGTGAGCTCAGATAAGGTGTGGAATTCTTTCACAATAAACATTAATTCCTTCCCCCACATCTTTCCTCCACCATTCTTTTGTTTCTACGTTTTCCAGTCACATTAATTGTGGGGTTGCTCTGCTTTTTCATCATTAGGCAATAGGCAATGAAATTATTATGTACCACGATTGTGGCCCATCCATTATTCAACACTCTCTCACCAATGAATGTTCCACCAGAGAGTAGCCTCCCTCCCATTACACAGAAATCTACTTGTAAAACAggtttatctttttatttctgcAGGGCTGGAGCtccccttaaattttgaaatttttatctaaaaattattaaaattatatttttactatagtaaaaatatataacttcaCTAAATCAAGACTTGTATGAAAGCACATTTAGTGCTATAGAGCATGAGATGGTTCTAACTGTTAATGAAAGTTTGGAGTTGGAAACTGGGTTGTGAAGGTGGACTACAGGAAAGAGGGATGAGTTAAGGTGGGTG contains:
- the LOC107933967 gene encoding CTL-like protein DDB_G0274487, which codes for MGATEHVVEGENKEGRKEDGKERVDEVVEEEKEGEKLDLEKGPVGAVIVEDSKGLERFEDERDHFHVSMLQRLNPTNPLRIVINGGTRVATPSPSQSSRFQPTPPPPRSQPRSTPTPQPSVTTLNSRRFTNKLALLLYLVHKVAAIALVCFLIFKGIQGLIDGSNPAKRKEERVLKYLLPQVEAASLLSITLAFAWQKALREWPQIMVYFILWCTFFMSLSAGILLICFQKPATDGVGVCFIAFAIGNGLYACWVSQRVGFCCKVLLKSLEPVDKFRDLNQPAYWMLGAGFLWMSLWILAVVGALNFYYPALVIIALLLSLCWTTEVMRNVVNLTVSRVIALYYLRGMQSNTQFCFQRALTRNLGSACLGSLFVPAIEAMRIIARGLNLLEGEDEFMFSCAHCCLNVMQSIFRYGNGWAYVQIAAYGKGFVRASQDTWALFEREEMEPIVDSDMMSAICFLTGVCSGSICVIMVAAWTAKVHQPFTATISLLAFFIGYLMTRIAMALPHACVSCYYVCYAENPENRLFDKTIKERLELIKAGRDVVVPTPRVPRRFTR